DNA sequence from the Candidatus Methanomethylicota archaeon genome:
AGGGATTTCACACATGCAAGGAAAATAACAATAAAATTGGAAGGTAACAAGATAATAGTGGAAAAATATTTCCCATCAAAAGAGGAAAAGGCACTAGTTGGAACAATAGCGGGACATATAAGAAACCTAATTAAGGGGGTTACGGAAGGATTCAAATATAAAATGAAAATTGTATATTCACACTTCCCAATAAACGTGAAAGTGAAGGGCAATTATGTTTATATTGAAAACTTCATAGGGGAGAAATACCCAAGAAAAGCGAAAATAATTGGTAAAGTAAACATAAACGTTACCGGGAATGAAATAATAATAGAGGGTATTGATATAGAAGAAGTAAGCCAAACAGCCGCAAATATTGAACATGCCACAAAAATAGTTGGGAAAGATCCAAGAGTATTCCTAGATGGAATATATGTTTATGAGAGGGAGTGAAAAATGGAGAGGAAGAAGATAAAGGAGATGATAAAGAGAATAAGGGAGAGGAAAATTGAGTTCATAAGACCATGGAGCTTCAGATTAAAGAGGCTTGGGGAATCTTGGAGGAAGCCAAAGGGGCTTGATGATAAACATAGATTACAAGTTAAAGGATATAAGCCAATAGTAAAGGTGGGTTATAGAAGCCCGAGAAATATACGGAATATACATCCATCAGGATACATTGAGAAGATAGTGTATAGACCTGAAGAACTTGAAGGTCTAGACCCAAAAATATACGCAATAAAAATAGCCCACACTGTAGGTAGAAGGAAGAGGATGGAAATAATTGATAAAGCAAAGCAAATGGGACTGAAAATTTTGAATCCAACAATAATTGAGGAGGCAGAGTAGAATATGCCAAACACCCTCAGAAGTGTTAGAAGGATGGCTGCTGAAATCTTAAAGGTTGGAGAGAATAGGGTTTGGATAAATCCGGAAGAGATAGAGAGAGTTTCAGAAGCGATAACTAGGGAGGATGTGAAGTCATTGATAAAGGAGGGAATCATAAAGAAGAGGGCAGAAAAGGGGATAAGTAAGAAGGAGAAACGTAAAAGGAGGGGGCCTGGAAGTAGGAAGGGGCCAAGCATTAGTAGAAAAGTTAAATGGATCATGAAAGTTAGAGCACAAAGGAAGTTCATAAGGGAACTCAAAGCTAAAAAGGTTATCAGCGAATCCACATACAGAATGCTTTATAGAATGGTGAAAGGGAATGCCTTCAACAGCATCTCACAAATAAAGACATTCATAAAGGAAAGGAATCTGGCAAGGAGGAAGTAGTATGGCTAGGGGGGCAAGATATAAAGTTCCATTTAGAAGGAGGAGGGAGGGGTTAACTGATTATAGAGCGAGACTGAAAATGATAATATCCAGAAAACCAAGACTTGTTGTTAGGAAAACCAACATGTATGTAATTGCACAAATAGCTGAAGCAAAGATAAATGGTGATGAAATAATAGTTTCAGCACACTCAAAAGAACTCAGAAAATACGGATGGAAATATTCATGCAAGAATACTCCATCATGCTACCTCCTAGGATTATTGGTGGGATATAGAGCAGTGAAGAGTGGAGTGAAGGAGGCAATACTGGACATTGGATTACACAGACCAACTAAGGGGGCTAGAGTGTTTGCGGTGGCTAAGGGGGCTTTAGACGCTGGATTAAATATCCCAATATCAGAGGAAAAGATTCCAAGTGAAGAGAGAATTAGAGGAGAACACATAAAAGAGTATGCGGAAAAACTCCTCTCAGAAAATCAAGAAGAATATAATAGGAGGTTTTCTAATTACATGAAAATGAAAGTCAAACCAGAAGATATTACTGAGGAATTCGAAAAAGTTAAAAAGAAGATAATAATGGAATATGGGGGATGAATATGGGGGAGGAAACAAGCACGCAGAAAACTGAATGGGAACCAAAAACCACGGTGGGAAAATTGGTTAAGGAGGGGACTATAAACTCAATTTATCAACTCTACAGCCTTAACCTGCCAATACTTGAACCGGAAATAGTAGACAT
Encoded proteins:
- a CDS encoding 50S ribosomal protein L6, encoding MVKTYIAREEIEIPENVKAEINGNVVIVKGPKGEIKRDFTHARKITIKLEGNKIIVEKYFPSKEEKALVGTIAGHIRNLIKGVTEGFKYKMKIVYSHFPINVKVKGNYVYIENFIGEKYPRKAKIIGKVNINVTGNEIIIEGIDIEEVSQTAANIEHATKIVGKDPRVFLDGIYVYERE
- a CDS encoding 50S ribosomal protein L32e translates to MERKKIKEMIKRIRERKIEFIRPWSFRLKRLGESWRKPKGLDDKHRLQVKGYKPIVKVGYRSPRNIRNIHPSGYIEKIVYRPEELEGLDPKIYAIKIAHTVGRRKRMEIIDKAKQMGLKILNPTIIEEAE
- a CDS encoding 50S ribosomal protein L19e, with protein sequence MPNTLRSVRRMAAEILKVGENRVWINPEEIERVSEAITREDVKSLIKEGIIKKRAEKGISKKEKRKRRGPGSRKGPSISRKVKWIMKVRAQRKFIRELKAKKVISESTYRMLYRMVKGNAFNSISQIKTFIKERNLARRK
- a CDS encoding 50S ribosomal protein L18; the encoded protein is MARGARYKVPFRRRREGLTDYRARLKMIISRKPRLVVRKTNMYVIAQIAEAKINGDEIIVSAHSKELRKYGWKYSCKNTPSCYLLGLLVGYRAVKSGVKEAILDIGLHRPTKGARVFAVAKGALDAGLNIPISEEKIPSEERIRGEHIKEYAEKLLSENQEEYNRRFSNYMKMKVKPEDITEEFEKVKKKIIMEYGG